From Aquabacter sp. L1I39, the proteins below share one genomic window:
- a CDS encoding ABC transporter substrate-binding protein, with product MNTATRLAAALTGALALAAPSLASAADDVIRIGILNDQSGVFADNGGQGSVAAARLAAEDFGNSVNGMRIEIVNADHQNKADIASATARKWFDNEGVDLIADGAASSAGFAILEAAKERKKIFIVNGPASSDFTGKACTPFSFHFTYDTYALAKITSQAITKAGGKSWYFITADYAFGHALQRDATKFIDAAGGKVLGQAAHPLGTNDFSSFLLQAQASKANVVGLATSGRDVQTAIKQAGEFGIVEGGQKLAGLLVFITDVKALGVKAAQGLQVTTSFYWDLNDDTRAWTKRFMAQTGGKVPSMIHAGVYSGVKHYLEAVKALGTKDGEKVAAKMHEMKVNDMYNKDVVIRPDGRVLHDMYLMQVKTPAESKYENDFYKTVQRFPGSESFRPLSESECPLVKR from the coding sequence ATGAACACCGCAACCCGGCTCGCCGCCGCGCTCACGGGCGCGCTGGCCCTGGCCGCACCCAGCCTCGCCTCTGCAGCCGACGACGTCATCCGCATCGGCATCCTGAACGACCAGTCCGGCGTCTTCGCCGACAATGGCGGCCAGGGCTCGGTCGCCGCGGCCCGCCTCGCGGCTGAGGATTTCGGCAACTCGGTCAATGGCATGCGCATTGAGATCGTCAATGCCGACCACCAGAACAAGGCCGACATCGCCTCCGCCACCGCCCGCAAATGGTTCGACAATGAAGGCGTCGACCTGATCGCGGACGGCGCCGCCTCCTCCGCAGGCTTTGCCATCCTGGAAGCCGCCAAGGAGCGCAAGAAGATCTTCATCGTCAACGGCCCGGCCTCCTCCGACTTCACCGGCAAGGCCTGCACGCCCTTTTCCTTCCACTTCACCTACGACACCTATGCGCTGGCCAAGATCACCAGCCAGGCCATCACCAAGGCGGGCGGCAAGAGCTGGTACTTCATCACGGCCGACTATGCCTTCGGCCATGCGCTCCAGCGCGACGCGACGAAGTTCATCGATGCGGCGGGTGGCAAGGTGCTGGGCCAGGCGGCCCATCCGCTCGGCACCAACGACTTCTCCTCCTTCCTGCTCCAGGCTCAGGCCTCCAAGGCCAATGTGGTGGGCCTCGCCACCTCCGGCCGCGACGTGCAGACCGCGATCAAGCAGGCGGGCGAATTCGGCATCGTGGAAGGCGGCCAGAAGCTCGCCGGCCTCCTGGTCTTCATCACCGATGTGAAGGCGCTGGGCGTGAAGGCGGCGCAGGGCCTGCAGGTCACCACCTCCTTCTACTGGGACCTCAATGACGACACCCGCGCCTGGACCAAGCGCTTCATGGCGCAGACCGGCGGCAAGGTGCCGAGCATGATCCATGCGGGCGTCTATTCCGGCGTGAAGCATTACCTCGAAGCCGTGAAGGCCCTCGGCACCAAGGATGGCGAGAAGGTCGCCGCCAAGATGCACGAGATGAAGGTCAACGACATGTACAACAAGGATGTCGTGATCCGTCCCGACGGCCGTGTCCTGCACGACATGTACCTGATGCAGGTGAAGACCCCGGCCGAGTCCAAGTACGAGAACGACTTCTACAAGACCGTCCAGCGTTTCCCCGGCTCGGAGTCGTTCCGGCCGCTGAGCGAGAGCGAGTGCCCGCTCGTCAAGCGCTGA
- a CDS encoding NAD(P)-dependent oxidoreductase: MTGSVGFIGLGVMGEPMCRNLAQKSGRPVIGFDRADAPLERLAAFGVTRAESLAALAASCDVILMALPSGAHVEAVTLGENGLLAGARPGQVIVDLGTSPVELTRDIAARFAEKGAIYADAPIARTRQAAEEGTLSIMVGADEETFAAIRPLLATFASDITHCGPVGAGQIVKILNNMVLVETVVALSEAIATAKRAGVDGKLLFETLMKGSADSFALRNHGMKAVVPDTFPERAFSTSYARKDISYALSLAGSVGLKLEGAELADRLLARTQEAGFADLYWPVVSRIIAAGES; encoded by the coding sequence ATGACGGGTTCGGTTGGTTTCATCGGGCTCGGCGTCATGGGCGAGCCCATGTGCCGCAACCTCGCACAGAAGAGCGGGCGCCCCGTCATCGGCTTTGACCGGGCGGACGCGCCCCTGGAGCGGCTCGCCGCCTTCGGGGTGACGCGCGCCGAGAGCCTTGCCGCGCTCGCCGCCTCCTGCGACGTCATCCTCATGGCGCTGCCGAGCGGCGCCCATGTGGAAGCCGTGACGCTGGGCGAGAACGGCCTGCTCGCCGGCGCCCGGCCGGGCCAGGTGATCGTCGACCTCGGCACCTCGCCGGTGGAGCTGACGCGCGACATCGCCGCCCGCTTCGCGGAAAAGGGCGCCATCTATGCGGATGCCCCCATCGCCCGCACCCGGCAGGCGGCGGAAGAGGGCACGCTCTCCATCATGGTGGGCGCGGACGAGGAGACGTTCGCCGCCATCCGCCCGCTGCTCGCCACCTTCGCCAGCGACATCACCCATTGCGGGCCGGTGGGCGCGGGGCAGATCGTCAAGATCCTCAACAATATGGTGCTGGTGGAAACGGTGGTGGCGCTGTCGGAAGCCATCGCCACCGCCAAGCGCGCCGGGGTGGACGGCAAGCTCCTGTTCGAGACCCTCATGAAGGGCTCGGCGGACAGCTTCGCTTTGCGCAATCACGGCATGAAGGCGGTGGTGCCCGACACCTTCCCCGAGCGCGCCTTCTCCACCTCCTATGCCCGCAAGGACATTTCCTATGCCCTCTCTCTGGCGGGCTCCGTGGGCCTGAAGCTGGAGGGGGCGGAGCTGGCCGACCGGCTGCTCGCCCGCACCCAGGAGGCGGGCTTTGCCGACCTCTATTGGCCCGTGGTCAGCCGCATCATCGCCGCCGGCGAAAGCTGA
- a CDS encoding alpha/beta fold hydrolase translates to MTPRLEPMVGRYLHCEIDGRPHRIYFEEAGAGIPLVCLHTAGSDARQWRHLLCDEEITRHFRVLAFDLPFHGKSNPPEDWDGSEYRLTTAAYTAAIRAFCGALELERPVVMGCSIGGRIVLNLAIDHAAEFSALIGLEAADFQQPWYDTTWLNRPDVHGGEACAALVSGLMSPDVPPARRRETLWHYKQSGPGVFKGDLYFYRVDGDLRGRTAAIDTTVCPLFLLTGEYDYSCAPQDTLRTAASIPGAKVTVMDRLGHFPMSENPEQFRAYIAPVLEEVRALHDKQ, encoded by the coding sequence ATGACCCCGCGCCTCGAGCCCATGGTGGGCCGCTATCTCCACTGCGAGATCGATGGCCGCCCCCACCGGATCTATTTCGAGGAAGCCGGCGCCGGCATTCCCCTGGTCTGCCTGCACACTGCCGGCTCGGACGCCCGCCAGTGGCGGCACCTCTTGTGCGATGAAGAGATCACCCGCCACTTCCGCGTCCTGGCCTTCGACCTGCCCTTCCACGGCAAGTCCAATCCGCCGGAAGACTGGGACGGCAGCGAATATCGCCTCACCACCGCCGCCTATACGGCCGCCATCCGAGCCTTCTGCGGCGCGCTGGAGCTGGAACGGCCGGTGGTGATGGGCTGCTCCATCGGCGGGCGCATCGTCCTGAATTTGGCCATCGACCATGCGGCTGAGTTTTCCGCCCTCATCGGCCTGGAGGCGGCGGACTTCCAGCAGCCCTGGTACGACACCACCTGGCTCAACCGGCCCGACGTGCATGGCGGGGAAGCCTGCGCGGCGCTGGTCTCCGGCCTCATGTCGCCGGACGTGCCCCCCGCCCGGCGCCGCGAGACGCTGTGGCACTACAAGCAGAGCGGCCCCGGCGTCTTCAAGGGCGACCTTTATTTCTATCGCGTGGACGGCGATTTGCGCGGCCGCACCGCTGCCATCGACACGACGGTGTGCCCGCTGTTCCTGCTCACCGGCGAATATGACTATTCGTGCGCGCCGCAGGACACTTTGCGCACCGCCGCCTCCATTCCCGGCGCCAAGGTCACGGTCATGGACCGGCTCGGCCATTTCCCCATGAGCGAAAATCCGGAGCAGTTCCGGGCCTATATCGCCCCCGTCCTCGAAGAGGTGCGGGCGCTTCACGACAAGCAATAA
- a CDS encoding aldehyde dehydrogenase — MTALPFFVAGQPVQGTGPAFASINPATGAVNYEVSAASAADVDAAVKAAQAAVHSAKWRNLRPHERARIIARIADGMAANADELAAIQMRENGKVMAECRTQVASAIATFRYFAGVCETLGGDLTPPRGDYLSMAVYEPMGVVAAITPWNSPLTMEAQKVAPALAAGNAVIVKPSEVTPTAALLVARIAAEAGLPAGILNVVTGLGGEAGVSLVRHPGVRMVSFTGGTETGRAIGRICADRLIPAALELGGKSPNIVFADADLDAAVAGVMGGIFEGSGQSCVAGSRLFVQRAVFDAFAERLKAATDALKVGLPTEAGVKMGPLASFPHRDRVERMVETARKEGGEIISGGARPDDAALAAGAFYRPTLICGLTNRSSAAQQEIFGPVLVLLPFDDEADVVAQANDSVYGLACGIWTADYRRAYRVARAIEAGTVWINTYKQLSIATPFGGFKESGIGREKGISGVRLYQQAKGIYWDMGPLVGGDEKGFNQ; from the coding sequence ATGACCGCCCTGCCCTTCTTCGTCGCAGGCCAGCCCGTCCAGGGGACGGGACCGGCCTTCGCCTCCATCAATCCCGCCACCGGCGCGGTGAATTACGAGGTGTCCGCCGCCTCCGCCGCCGACGTGGACGCTGCCGTCAAAGCCGCCCAGGCGGCGGTGCATTCGGCGAAATGGCGCAACCTGCGCCCCCATGAGCGCGCCCGCATCATCGCCCGCATCGCCGACGGCATGGCCGCCAATGCCGACGAACTGGCCGCCATCCAGATGCGCGAGAACGGCAAGGTCATGGCCGAGTGCCGGACCCAGGTGGCGAGCGCCATCGCCACCTTCCGCTATTTCGCCGGGGTCTGCGAGACGCTGGGCGGCGACCTGACGCCGCCGCGCGGCGACTATCTGTCCATGGCGGTCTATGAGCCCATGGGGGTGGTGGCCGCCATCACGCCCTGGAACTCGCCCCTCACCATGGAGGCGCAGAAGGTGGCCCCGGCGCTCGCCGCCGGAAACGCGGTCATCGTCAAGCCCTCCGAGGTGACGCCCACCGCCGCGCTTCTGGTGGCGCGTATCGCCGCCGAGGCGGGCCTGCCCGCCGGCATCCTCAATGTGGTGACCGGCCTTGGCGGGGAAGCCGGCGTGTCCCTGGTGCGCCATCCCGGCGTGCGCATGGTCTCCTTCACCGGCGGCACCGAGACGGGCCGGGCCATCGGGCGCATCTGCGCCGACCGGCTCATTCCCGCCGCCTTGGAACTGGGCGGCAAGTCGCCCAATATCGTGTTCGCCGATGCCGATCTCGACGCGGCCGTGGCCGGCGTCATGGGCGGCATTTTCGAGGGGTCGGGCCAGTCCTGCGTCGCCGGCTCGCGCCTGTTCGTGCAGCGCGCCGTCTTCGATGCCTTCGCCGAACGCCTGAAGGCCGCCACCGACGCGCTGAAGGTGGGCCTGCCCACGGAAGCCGGCGTGAAGATGGGGCCGCTGGCCTCCTTCCCGCACCGCGACCGCGTGGAGCGCATGGTGGAGACCGCCCGCAAGGAAGGCGGCGAGATCATCTCCGGTGGCGCCCGCCCCGATGATGCCGCGCTTGCCGCCGGCGCCTTCTACCGGCCGACCCTCATTTGCGGCCTGACCAACCGCTCCAGCGCCGCCCAGCAGGAAATCTTCGGCCCGGTGCTCGTCCTGTTGCCCTTCGACGACGAGGCGGACGTGGTCGCCCAGGCCAATGACAGCGTCTATGGCCTCGCCTGCGGCATCTGGACGGCGGATTATCGCCGCGCCTACCGCGTCGCCCGCGCCATCGAGGCGGGCACGGTGTGGATCAACACCTACAAGCAATTGTCCATCGCCACCCCCTTCGGCGGCTTCAAGGAAAGCGGCATCGGGCGCGAGAAGGGCATTTCCGGCGTGCGCCTCTACCAGCAGGCCAAGGGCATCTATTGGGACATGGGGCCGCTGGTGGGCGGCGACGAGAAGGGCTTCAATCAATGA
- a CDS encoding N-acyl homoserine lactonase family protein, with protein MEWEVYALRYGEQARTAGMNMIGSTDPHDLPMPLDFYVWLLRSGPRTILVDTGFRAVGAPERGRRILRQVEDGLAELQCDPAGVRDVIITHLHYDHAGNLDLFPAATFHLQEREMGFATGRHMCVGAIRHAYDVEDVVKMVRALYQDRVRFHAGEGEVAPGVSVHHVGGHTDGLQMVRVETQRGPVVLASDASHFYANMERGLTFPIVFNLGEMAAGWAKAHKLAGAKDRVIPGHDPRVRALYPAVPGTGGETVALHRPPVGEG; from the coding sequence ATGGAGTGGGAGGTCTATGCGCTGCGCTATGGCGAACAGGCGCGCACGGCAGGCATGAACATGATCGGGTCCACCGATCCCCATGATCTGCCCATGCCGCTGGACTTCTATGTCTGGCTGCTGCGCTCAGGGCCGCGGACCATCCTGGTGGATACCGGCTTTCGCGCCGTGGGCGCGCCCGAGCGGGGCCGGCGCATCCTGCGGCAGGTGGAGGACGGGCTGGCGGAGCTTCAATGCGATCCGGCCGGGGTGAGAGATGTGATCATCACCCATCTGCATTACGACCATGCGGGCAATCTCGACCTCTTCCCCGCCGCCACCTTCCATCTCCAGGAGCGCGAGATGGGGTTCGCCACCGGCCGCCACATGTGCGTCGGCGCCATCCGCCATGCCTATGACGTGGAGGACGTGGTGAAGATGGTGCGCGCGCTCTACCAGGACCGGGTGCGCTTCCATGCGGGCGAGGGCGAGGTGGCGCCGGGGGTGAGCGTGCACCATGTGGGCGGGCACACGGACGGCCTGCAAATGGTGCGCGTGGAGACCCAACGCGGCCCGGTGGTGCTGGCGAGCGATGCCAGCCATTTCTACGCCAATATGGAGCGGGGGCTCACCTTTCCCATCGTCTTCAACCTGGGCGAAATGGCCGCCGGCTGGGCCAAGGCCCACAAGCTGGCGGGCGCGAAAGACCGCGTCATTCCCGGTCATGATCCGCGCGTGCGCGCGCTCTATCCCGCCGTGCCGGGAACCGGCGGCGAGACGGTGGCGCTGCATCGGCCGCCAGTGGGGGAAGGGTGA